The Capsicum annuum cultivar UCD-10X-F1 chromosome 3, UCD10Xv1.1, whole genome shotgun sequence genomic sequence ACTTATCCTCCATCAGTGTTTGAAGTTTGtataaaatacttaaataggAGGTGTACTTGGTTTTACAAGAAGGAAAAAGATTgtcctttttttctcaaataatataATCTTATCAAAAAGGTTTTAAGAAAAAAGCAGAAATTATAGCTGTCGTGCTGCCAGGCCTTTGCTTGCAAAAGGTAATGAGTGCCAGGCACAGATCACAAGATCAGGAATTGGTTCTTTATTGACTCGGGCCTATAAGTGGAGAAGGATAGCGGGGTAGGGCCATTATTCTTGAGTTTTGAAGTTGAAACAACTGCTTTCTTGGTCAtccgaaaaagaaaaagaaattaaagctgTCTTATTATTTCCACTTATATTAGAGCTCCCTCTTCACATTAAAACTGGGGATGTATTTCTTATAATACAATTCGTTCGCCAATTGTACATACATTCCTGGCTTGGCATTAAATTGCATGATCTTTTATCAGATTCAGTGCTTTGAAAACTTACTGGACTAGTAAAAATATGCAGTAATTAGCCTCAGTACAACAACTTAAGACAGGTAATGGTACACTTATTATTGATCATGTAGTGTGAAGTCTATATATGCTTCTGGAGAGACCAAATATTCATGGTCATTCCGTAACTTTGATCATATTACATGGTGTCTAGAATGATTTCATAGGAAAGGCAAATAGTCGGTTATTATTCTTATAGTTAATGTAGCATTTTCTTAATAAACGATGCTACCTGAACTTCTTAGTATTTGTAGCGTCTTTGGTTTCTTCAGGAACAGCAAACACTCTAGCATTTATATTCTCATAAGGCAATTTCTGCTTAATATTTTAATGCTTCTCAGAAATACTTTGAGTTTCCCATAGATAAATACGTAGGTGTCCTCTCTGTTTCAAATGTCAAAAAGTTAAAGAGAAGTTAAAGTTCTTCGTTTCTTACTAGCCAGTTCCTTCTAGTTTGACAATGCTACTTAAAATCCATTTAGTTCTCAGCAGATGGATAGTGTGCATCTACCCTATCTATCTCTTAATGTCGGCTTCCAAGGCAAGGAACTGTGCTTGAACAAATTTTGAGTCTTCGACTCTAATTGAGTTTCCAACTTAAATTTAGAAGCCCGGTCagtgaggattcatatagctGACCCCAACTTGTTTGAGACAGAGGCGTCATTGTTGATTCTAGTTGATTCTCTGTGTCACCTGGGAAATTATGGGCTTTCGAAAGAGCTCttgtaaattattaaaattgaCTGTCATATTTAGCTtctcttgagccgggggtctatcagaaacaacctctctacttcttcggaggtagcggtatggactgcgtacatttcaccctccccagacctcactgtgtgggaatatactgggttgttgttgttgttgttgttgactatcATATTTAGCTTTCTTGCCTAAGATTTTGATTCCGATGCCTGAAAAGGATCTAGGTTTCTTTTGTCTGCTCTGTACATGTGCCTGCACTCCTGTGGCCTCCTGGATGCCTCTTAGTTTATTGGTTATCGAGAAAAGAATCTTTTCAGGTAGAGCTTTAATTCCATATCTGCATTTGCTTTTCCTTACAGGGATTGTGGGTACGCCTTGTGAATTTGGGACAAACTGATGATCCTCTTTCCTCCTTTGAATATGGAACTATCCTTGGTATTTTTCATAATATCCCAGAATTATTTGCTTTTATGGTTAATGCTGGTATATTCTATATTTTGCTGTCCTAGCAAGAGCAGAAGAGGCTAATTGGCTGaatatttttgtgttcttgatcAGCATTGATTGAGTCGGATGCAGAAGGAATTGGTGGTAGTGGCTTCGTTGAATGTATAAGAGAGCACATTCATTCAGTACGTAGCTTCAAATCAGTGTTGTTATCTAATCATTTGACATGTTTTGTGCACTGACTTGCGCGCTCTGCTCCACACATTCATAGGGTTTGAACTGTCAATTGTCAGAGGAGCAGTTTATTGCAGTCAAAGAACTGGTAAAGTGACACTTCAactctgcttttttttttttcatttgattgAAGTATTTGAGACAATCGCTGACTACTTCATTTGGGAAAAAGTGATAAAAGGGAGAAGAGCATCTTAATACgttgattaaaaaataatcttaTATGCAATGTGACTTATTTTGCGAATTTCATTTCCTACTTTGAAGTGATACTGGTGACAATTTTCTTCAGCAACCCTTCTGAGATGACATTTTAATTTGATTtacagttctttttttttttgaaaaataatttgatttaCAATTCTATGCCAGACCTTACCTGTCACTAGAAATATACAAGCTACAATCCTAAGTATTCCCTCtttcaattagttggccaagagCTCAGCAGGAGCATTCATGGACTCCACTTGTCTAACAGACTTTTATGTAACTGCAGCTGAAAACAACCATTAATCTTGCTACGTCTAGGAATGACATGGCAACTGTCAGAGATGCCCTGGAAGTCTCAGCAGAAAtgtacaagaaggatatgaacaATGTCTCGGACTATGTTCAACGACATCTTCGTTCTCTTTCTATCTGGGAGGAGCTACGGTGTGTTTCTGTCAACTAATAATACATCATAATTCGATGTGTCAAAAAATACGTCATTAGTTGAGGTCTTTTTCTGGTGTCATGTTAAATTACACAGAACAATTATGGTAACAATAAGATTAAACATGTCAATATATGACCAATCAAAGGCGCCTATGCGTGATGTGTGGGTTAGCGCGCATCACGGATTCGAACCTTGTTGCAAACAAAAACCTAGTAGTATTTAAGTGGATGAGGGTCGAGGAAGGGCCCACTACCTATCGAGTTTCAGAACTTGCTTTTTTGGCCCTTGGTATTTCTcagttataaaaaaatatatgaccaATCAAACTATTCTTTCTGGAATTCACCCCTATGTTCTTCGAATTTCCAGATGCTATTTCCTTCATATTTTCTTTAGAGATTcatcataaattttattttgatcatCTTAATAGAATTATTGATTAGATTATAAAATTTAGCTTCCACAAGTTTCTACTAACTAATAACTGGAACGTTGAACAATTAGCTTAACTCAATGGTTAAAGGGTGAACTttgtcctttttcctagtaaTCACCATGCCTAGATTACAAGGGTGTCTTTATATATTGTCTGGTGGTTATTTAAATGGAACTAAGACTGAGGTTCATAAGttgtttaaaatttttcttttttccttgttCTTTGATAGTCTTTCACAGTTCGAGGAATCTGTATGAGGTTTCTGACTGACATCTCCACCTTCATTTTGCAGTTTCTGGGAAGGATACTTTGATTGTCTTCTGGACCGTTATTCTAGCAAGTAAGCAATTTATTTTTCTATCCGCTGTACAAGTTTATATTACACCCATAGTGATCTGAATGTTCCATTTTGGCATATTAACAAGTCTTACCTTGTTTTCCTTTTCAATGACAGTTATTTGGATTGTTAATAATTTCCCTAGATGAATTAGTGAAGCTAAACATGTAAACTACAAAATACGTGTCATAAGCTGAATTGCAGCATATATTTTGTAGACAGTTCAAAATTCCACATCTCATACATAAAAGGAATTCCCACAGAATCAAAGATAAGAAGTTTGTATGAAGTAACCTGCCTAAGTGACAATACAATATAGGAAGAAAATTTGTCTTACAGGTACTATTTTACAAAAAGAAGGTTCTTCTGAGAGATATTAAGGCAAGGGAGAGTTGATGGGACGGTGCACATGTTACAACGTGCCTAATTTTTAAATATTGGGTATAAATTCTCATTACctttgtcaaaaaaaataaaaaatctccccGTATGTCGGTGAAGAAAAGCATTTGAAATGTTTGTAGTACTTGTTGAAACATGCTTTGCATGTGCTTTAAAGCCATTAAAAGCCTATGTTTTTTTTGTTGGTCTACATTCTTATTGTAGTTTGTCAagttttctattattgttattcaTGTATCCAATAATATTGTTAAAGAAACTACTAAGCTGTGAAACATCTTCAACCTATGTCTGAGTAATATGATACTTTAGATTAAACCGATGCTTATGCACTACTTCCCCAGAAACAATGCAGTCCCATGGTCTTGGCATCACTTCCTTAACAAGCCTATAGGCGTGGTTGCTGCCATTTTCAATTTTACTTAGGTTTGactaaaaaagggaaaaaatagagGAGAAAGATGACTATGTGACATTCATATCTATGTTCTCTTTTTGTCAGGTCAACCAATTATGCAACGTTGGTGACAACACAGCTCATTGTTGTGGCTACTCACATGGTACATCTTACCCCCATTGTAAAGTAGAAAGTTATTCCACCCAATTGCTTTTGGGATGATATTTTCTCTTCCCTTATTTTTTTGAAGGCTGGCCTTGGACTTCATGACACTGATGCATGGTACATGATTGAAACAATAGCTGGAAAAAACAACATTGGGTACAAGCACATCGTGAGTTATATTAGACTCTTTCTCATGCCTTTAGTCCCCTCCTCTCTCCCTTTTGCTGTTATGCTGTGGAGATGTTTCTGTAAGTTTGCCATGTTAATTTTTGCCTATTATTACTTGTAAAAACGGAAGGTAGCCTATGGCATTTCTAGCTGTTTCTTGCTGTAGTTGTGTAAATCTAACACAATATGATTTGCTGTTACACCTTATAAAAAAGATGATTTGCTGTTATCAATTATACACCTAGTGTCGTGTCTTTCCTAGAGATAGGTTTTCTACCTTTTGGCATACTTCTTGCATCCTTGTGCATTTTTGGCTCAAACAGCAGTGAAATATagttataaaaaagaaattgatttgctATTATCAAGTTATACACTTATTATTGCCATATAAAGACATTTAgatgttaatatatatatatagaaactataAGTGAATTTCTGAATGCTCTTTACTATATTGAGTCTCTCATTGAGCCATGGAAGGAGAAACTGATAATATATTGCATGCCTCCATTTCAAGTAGTGACCAATCCGCCTTGGTGACACCCCATGCTTCTTTTTTGGAATCTCTCCTCCTAAAACCAATCATATAACACCCTTTGTAAGTAcaaccaacaaaaaaaaataaattagacagGCTAGTTAGCTCCCTTTTTATCCTGGATCCGTAATGCAGGAGTCCTCTTACTGGGTGACAGTTTTTGGTCTTCTCATTTGATTTTAACCCACGACTTATTTGTCATAgttaaaaattactaaaataatcaCAAGTTGTCACGCagattattatgttatttttacgtGCGCTATGAGAATCACTGAAGAATATGTTAGCTGTTGACGAAGATGTGCTCTACTTTATTTTTGGCTCACTACCTGTGGAACTTCTGGACCACATTGTTATTCCATTGTCGGTTTCTTACAGCCTTGTAGGTCCATATTAGTAAAAGTTGGTAGCATTTGCATGCTTTAAGCATGTTTTTTGCTCAAAGCACTTGACACTAAATTGAGAACAAGTTTtcgagaaaagaaaagaaaggctTCGATGTTGCTAATCTTTCTTTCTTAATCTGTTGTTTTTCTAATTTATTGTCAGATAAAACTCCGTGGATATTTGTCCCATGTCCGGCTTATGTTTGTTGGTTACTGGGGAATCCACTCAGTTAAGTTACAATCTGCATCTACCTTGGGATTGCCTTCCCCGCGAGCACAGGATGCATCTGATGGTGCTCAACAACCTGCTGAGGCATCTGGTATCGGAAGAAGCTGGGTCCAGAGCATGTTCAGCAGGGATACGTCAATAAGAGCCAAGTCTTTCGGTCGTGTTGGCACTTGGACTTCTGATAGTGGTAACTTAGGCATGTAGATTCCTTCGATTATGCCCATTGTGTTTCCTCTCTATATTGCATGCTGAGATTTGTTTGTCTACTAATTTCAGCTTCAAGCGAGAATGGGACTTCTCGAAAACAAGATCTATCAGCAGCTGGACAAAAGAAAATGCAGACCAGCATCCGTACATTAAGGGGTCATAGTGGTGCTGTTACTGCTCTGCATTGTGTGACAAAAAGAGAGGTTTGGGATTTAGTTGGCGACCGAGAGGATGCCGGTTTCTTTATTAGTGGAAGCACAGATTGCATGGTAAATATACGAATTATTGAGTTTGGATGTTTGCTTATAATTATCTTTTTCGTGGTCCAGTTTGTGCCTTATGCTGTAAGACccaataatttctttatttagttgtGAGATACCGTATTTCTAGTTTTAGAAATTCCTAATTTGCCTTTATTGAATATTGGGATGATATGGATTCATTAGAGAAGTACAAATACAGATGACACATGGAACTGACTCCAACTAGTTTGATATTGAGCCATAATGATAATGATTTCCATCCATATTTCCTTCTGCTGTAGCTTCCAACCACACACACACTCTGCGCACCGGCACATTTGTTTGTTTATGCGTGTATAATATATATTCTATTAAACCAATTGTTTATACCCTCCCATTAGAAATTGCACGCATTTAATGCTCTCATAGGAACATGGAAAACTAATATTGAAGAGAAACAAGAGTCAACCATGTAGTGCTTAAATGAGTTACCTATTTTGTGTGATATGATTATATTGTAGAGACAGAGAGCAGCAGTAGCAAATTCAAGTGTGTGTTCTTGTTTTGCCGTTTCAGTTATTGCTCTGCAAAAATTATGCAGGTTAAGATCTGGGATCCTAGCCTTCGTGGTGCTGAACTTAGGGCTACTCTGAAAGGGCACACAAGGTAGATTATATGAACTTTCTTCTCATTGCTGGTGATTAGCTTATTGTTGTCAACTATCACAATAGTTTGATTATCTCTTTCATTTTCCCCACTTTAAGTTAAATATAAGAGAGAATTTCTCAATTCCTTCTtttagtttctttaattttttcatccGTCGTCTTTATAGGACTGTTAGGGCAATTAGTTCTGACCGAGGAAAGGTGGTATCAGGATCCGATGATCATTCTATTCTTGTATGggataaacaaacaacacaaCTACTTGAAGAATTGAAGGGCCACAATGCACAGGTTTCATTCAATCTCTTCACGTTGGATGTACTCAATCCTTTTGTTCGATGTTCTGTAGAGAATGTCTCTTTGATTGGCAGTTTTTCTTGCGTTTTGGcatgtagtttttttttgttatgaacTTCAAAGCAATGAGCAAGCGCAGAATGTGGTGTAATTTAACATTAAGGAAAAGTAAAATCTCAAACTGAACTGTACAGTTTTGTGCCATTGCTAATGAACTGAAATGGTATTGAAATGGAATATAGACTAAGCAGGAACCTAAGTTGTTTGGTATCTCTATAGTTCTTGCATAATTTTATCAGTCTTGATTTTATCATTTCACTAATGACAATAATTCCCACTTCATTTCTTCTTAAGCATCTCATTAAGATGTCCAGTTACATTTATCATCTGCGTATGATGTGTAGATGTAACGAAATGTAACCCTTCTGGTGAACTCATCATTGTACCAAATCACTATCTCTTCTTGTAGGTCAGCTATGTGCGCATGCTTTCAGGTGAACGTGTCCTTACTGCTGCCCATGATGGGACTGTAAAGATGTGGGATGTAAGAACAGATACTTGTGTTGCTACGGTGGGCCGTTGCTCTGGTGCTGTTCTTTGCATGGAGTATGACGACTCTACAGGAGTCTTAGCTGCTGCAGGCCGAGATGCGTATGTTACTTCTATCAGCattttaaacaatattttcaTTGTATTCATCTAAAATATCATGTAAATCTGCTTTTTACCACTTAAAATGTTATACTTAGGGGTCATTAAATTTGAGGGGAAAGgaaaattaattttctaattttgaagGGAATGGAAAATTAATCTACTTATAAAATTCTGCACTATTTGTGCGGCGTTTATTTCCTGGTTAGAACTTTGtattactattgtgatctccACATGATTAACATGATGTTTTATTTCTGGTATTAACCTGAGCAAAATTTTTTGTGGAGTTCAAATTGAAAATGAAATGTAGTAGTACTAATACTATAATAACTTATGCTGGACTCTGTGTATTACTTTTATATGAGATAGAATGTGGAATAGGGATTTGTATTAGCAATACGTGGATAAGAGTATCTAAAAACAAAGATTTCCTTAAAGTAGGCTTTTCCCACACAGTAATCTATGTGTTACTATTGTTTTTTAATGTATAATAATCCATGCATTATTATGCACCACATggaatccataaaattttatttactgCTTTacaatccctgcattataaacCTGATAACTTACTCGTGAATCAAATGACTCGTTAGTATATTAGCACAAGACTGACTTCTATGTATTTCCATTTGAAGGGTTGCAAACATTTGGGATGTTCGTGCTGGGAGGCAAATGCACAAGCTTATGGGACATACAAAATGGATAAGGTCAGAGAGGGTTCAGATTTATTATCTTCTTCGTTTCTGCTGCTCTTATATGATAATTAATGGAACTTGTAATCTCAAACAGATCAATTAGAATGGTTGGAGACACGGTGATAACAGGTAGTGATGATTGGACGGCACGAATCTGGTCTGTTTCTAGAGGACAATGTGATGCAGTGCTAGCTTGTCATGCTGGTCCAATTTTATGTGTGGAGTATTCTTCAGCGGACAAAGGGATAATAACAGGTCATGATCAATAAGTAAAGAAGTATTCTATTCTGAATTTCCTTTTACTGTTTCTCtgggtattattatttttcatcagTTGGTTGATCAAAATCTTGAATGGTACGCTCTAAAGCATGATAAAAATGCTCTCAGGTTCAAGCGATGGTCTTCTGCGGTTCTGGGAAAATGATGATGGTAAGCATCGTCTCTCatgaaaattgatttttaattccTCTGAATACCCACTCTGTCCCCAACTTACTGGACAATTAGTAATACGTAGTTTAATGTAACTGGGAAAACATTGAATTGCATGTAAATCCATCCATTGTAGTTTATTTTCATCATAGTGAAGCtgtttccccttcttcctaacTACTCATTAAAAACATCTGAATCCTGACTCCTTCATGGAGTTTGGCAAATCAAATTGTTCAGACAAATAGTCCGTGACGCCTTCATGAGTtgggcatgatatggagcagttacagcttacggaggacatgaccttTGATAGgaaggaaggtgtggaggatgcggattagggtagagtgTTAGGGGGTGGGAGTACGTCGGTAACAATAGGGGAGCATTCTTTATTggtgtctgaagtttcttgttcgtggtatTTAGTGATTTCTATGGTTTTGGAtatatagtttttagtattatcttgtggctctAGTATGATCTTTGTGGTTagcgttgttagtttattttgcatactgtacaaGTTTATaagcatttatgttttgtgtttgttatattgttattggttCTAAGCCGAGGGtcatcggaaacaacctctctacttcacctgaggtaatggtatggtctgcgtacattctaccctccccagaccccattgggtgggaacacactgggtgtgttgttgttgctgtAGAAACTAATCTCCTTTTATTAGCATCAGTCTCGTAGTTTCTTGTCTGCCGGCTTTGTTTCGTTTTTCCTATTATTTGTTAGGTATTCTTTTCTCCTGTAATTTTTTTCCAAACTTGCTTTGATATGCattacttgagccgagggtctttcagaaacaacctctctatctctacgaGGTAAGGGTAAGGAAAGTATGACAAAcaaattgaagaggagagagtaatatgttgtaagttattaATGGCATCTCTTTTACAAAGGTGAGATCTTTCCTGTGTAATATTAAGGATAGTACAACTCCTCTCGACCTTTGTTGTCAAAGGCACTCTTAAGCCCTGAAGCGAGACACAAAACATGGAGTGCTTCGCTTCGCTTAATGTGCGCTTCAATGTCATTATCAAGCTTCCAGGATATACTTATGCTTGTTGCCAATAATCGTCTCCTAAAGAGGcgacactaaacaattgatatttcagtTAATCACAATTTTTGTCAGCTTCTTTGTCCTATATATTCATGCTCttaattattagtcttggactaacaatatgtatttgtaaattTTCTCCATTTGCGCCTTTTTCCATTAAAGCCCACGTGTTATCTACGCTTAAAGCCCCAACGGACCTTAGAGCTTTTTTGCGTTTTTCACTTTTGATAACATTAGGCCCAAcctatcttttctttctttgttataaAAGAAACCGGAACTCtctttgttgattttgatttatgGAATTGTTCAAATTTTTTGGGACATTCTAAAGCTGGGAAGCATGAATCGTAGTCATAAGTTTAAAAAACTTGTATTcgttaaataaattttttagctGATGGAAGTTTTTCTTGCACACCACCCTTCCCAGGCCCCATTGTTGGATTACCCCGAGTATTTTTTTGCTGTAACGACATTATATCAGAAACCTATCCTCATTTTAATGTAGACTTGTAATGCGACAAGTTTGATATTTCAAGGTATTCTTACCTTCACGAGAATTCAGAGTTTTCTCAATGAATTGAAACTGATTGTGATTTATTAACTGTCATGGCTAACACATCAGACTTTACATATCCATTTGAGCAATCTGATCTTAGATCTCTGCACATGTATGGGGTTTACTTTTTTACTGGCTGCCATCTTCAATATTGATTGTCATTTGTCAGTTGtgttattaaaatttaaaatttatcaagCAACACAATCGCGCAATATTTTATATACATCATGCTTCTAttagatgcttggaggtgagtggggtaccgGTGGCGTATATtagagcaatcaaggacatgtataatGGAGCTAAGACTCAGGTGAGAAcgacgggaggagactcagagcatttccctgtcttgacagggttgcaccatgGTTccactcttagcccgtttttgtttgctttggtgatggatgtgttgacgcggcgtattcaaggagaggtgccttagtgtatgctttttgcagatgatgatgttttgattgatgagacgcggggggaatgataaattagaggtttggagacagacccttgagagcagaagcaagacaggaTATtcggaatgcaagtttaatgacgtgaggcaggAAGACGAGGTGATAGTAAGATTGGATTCCCAGACGGTGGGTTAgaggatagtttcaagtatctgggatCCATGATCCAGGGGAAtgatgagattgacgaggatgtctcccaccgttttggggcgggatggatgaagtgaaagctcTCCTCGGGGGTGTTATGTGAtaggaaggtgccgcccaagcttaaaggcaaattctacagggtggcagtccgtccggccatgttgtatggagcggaatgttggccagtcaagaactctcacattcgaaaattgaaggtggcggaaatgcggatgttgcgttggatgtgtgggcttaatagggtgatagagttcgaaatgagactattAGGGAaaaggaagatctggaggacgcggattaaggtagaaggctagtgccagtttgAGTCGTTGGGGTAGGGCGTTACTTGGTAGATGTATTATTCTTGCTAGGACActttgttgcatgctttattacgaatgtgtttactattctttatttattattccttgtgggtggAGTATttatgtcttgacatcttgttccatgctttattaagtatttatttattactccttgtcttgagctgggggtctatcagaaacagccttctacttctcctgaagtagtggtatggactgcgtacatcttacccccccaaaccccactatgtgggaatacactgggtttgttgttgttgttgcatgcttCTAGCTTTCCTGGACATTTGATATTTGGAGTGCTCCACAGGGATGAGTGGGCGATGAACTGGTTGTTTGAATAAGTAAAACTGTTCTTTTTATATCTAGGTGGCCTAAGGTGCATAAAGAATGTCACTATCCATACTGCTTCAATATTGTCCATCGATGCTGGGGAACACTGGTTAGGAGTAGGGGCTGCCGACAATTCAATGTCTCTCTTTCACCGTCCTCAGGAGAGGCTAGGTGGCTTCTCTAATGCTGGTTCAAAGATGGCCGGATGGCAGCTCTACAGAACTCCTCAGAAAACAGCTGCAATGGTATGTCTTTTTGAGATAATGGTCAAGAACACATCTGAATTATACTTTCTCGCAAGTTTCACACCCCAACTATCTGTTCGTCTCTTTTCCTAGCTGAACCATCACCATCTATGTAGTAAAACACACCTCAAAGCTGATTAGGTCAATTATGAGTTGCTCCTTTTTTTCTAGAACTATCACAATCGACTCAACTAGATGTGTTTTAATACATAGATGGTGATACTTTAGGTAGGAAAAGATAATAACTCATAATTGGGGTGTGGAAAGAGAGTTTCGTTGACCATGATCTCTTTCGTTTTTGGTTGTACCAGTCATAAACTTTTTTTAGTCCCTTCTCTAAGTTGACATTCATAAAAAAACACATCTTATGAATCAAGGAGCGAgctataataattttaaaaatgctCCCAGGCACTAATTTTGAGGTATGAACTTGAGTTACTTTTGAATTAGTGGAGCAACTTCGGCGGTCCGTCTGATCACCAGAAAACACTTTTCTTCAGTCTCCGCTATTCctgttttagttttttcttttctaaattcgTTTTTCTTGCCTTGCAAAACATCGGCTGCAGtattaaatgatttataatttgcTCTAACTTTTTATGTCATCATCTTTTATCTTCAGGTACGATGTGTGGCTTCTGACCTTGAAAGGAAAAGGATTTGTAGTGGTGGACGCAATGGATTGCTTCGACTGTGGGATGCTACTATAAACATCTGAAAAGGTTTTAATTGATGATCAAGAAGGCTCCAGGTTAAGCTGGTGAACTCTGTCTCACATGGTAAGGGTGACTCTTGCATTTACCAAGGGATTGTGTGTATAAGATCTCTGTTTGGTTCCGCTAGTCACTATGTGCAAGTATTGTACATGTATTCCGTGTATGTCTTGATAAGATCTGTATTCAAAAGGATAGATAAACTTTTACTCTTATGAATTCTTGAACATTTATCTGATTTAcaaaatttctttctttcaaaacatTTAGCTCGATGAATTTATAGGGGCATCCTTCTAAGAATGACGAGCAACTATTTCTGTAAATTTTTTTTGGCACTAAAAGTCCAGCATCTCTCTTTGCTTTTGCCCTGAAACATTGAactgtttttttttaatactaATGTATGCCAATATGTTaaattgattcaaattaaaagaCATGAAGAAAACAAGCATATTCTCAAGATTAACTCCCAAAAGAATATGATATAATGAAGAAACAAGCATCATGGATTTCGAGCCACAAGTGGTGCAAGGTAAATTAATATGTATGTTCCCAAACGTTTACAGTATCTCAAACCAGAAGCAGATGACATTAGAACGCCGTAGAGCATGCTTCTATTCTATCTGGAGTTGGTCAAGGGACTGTTGTCGGCCAATCTGTTAACGCGTCCCATGCGGAAATATGGCAAGTGCCACCTTGTCCCAGGACATCGCATGGAGAATTAAAC encodes the following:
- the LOC107861902 gene encoding DENN domain and WD repeat-containing protein SCD1 isoform X1 — protein: MARIFEYFVVCGIGTEIRTLDGNRGYHGAGVMYMPSFLDQYPPSNHTLYPPPPPQLPTCVLPAGVEFYGSGFDSNDPSTFPRSYPIVLTEGDASKIYVSCIAFRDPVCEDIAEAYRIPVNSYADKCICLVSRSPSFQILRDALEEIFVLCFSSSGSSKPLWDVIAYSVSNVPLPTPGKDRVLFAIENSLLSVEVPPKEGLPHADISFQPLLQCLDVDNVILLFTAVLLERRILLRSNMYSLLTLVSEAICHLIYPFRWQHVYIPLLFFSGVDYIDAPTPYMMGLHSGVDTYGLTMDGVVIVDLEHNRITTTEEIPPIPEPEYSTLRGEVMKLLHPNVVGIDQMKASRANVSDQYPRGGNRPWGEEHNIQLRFTFLKFFASILGGYRNFIENTATQVFNSQAFLKKRSRSTNQPPDPMISQFLDSQGFLDYLERGLGSEENNNNLLDKLQDAIGRGQNPLSVLPSLMAELEIITISDPGVGISGSGAKYCYDRFPANVRTEEQEEKRKQILAAASGALEYSGRHTNSSLSVHAGNDSKAESLSPRERAAERERMVLDIKVKLQGLWVRLVNLGQTDDPLSSFEYGTILALIESDAEGIGGSGFVECIREHIHSGLNCQLSEEQFIAVKELLKTTINLATSRNDMATVRDALEVSAEMYKKDMNNVSDYVQRHLRSLSIWEELRFWEGYFDCLLDRYSSKSTNYATLVTTQLIVVATHMAGLGLHDTDAWYMIETIAGKNNIGYKHIIKLRGYLSHVRLMFVGYWGIHSVKLQSASTLGLPSPRAQDASDGAQQPAEASGIGRSWVQSMFSRDTSIRAKSFGRVGTWTSDSGNLASSENGTSRKQDLSAAGQKKMQTSIRTLRGHSGAVTALHCVTKREVWDLVGDREDAGFFISGSTDCMVKIWDPSLRGAELRATLKGHTRTVRAISSDRGKVVSGSDDHSILVWDKQTTQLLEELKGHNAQVSYVRMLSGERVLTAAHDGTVKMWDVRTDTCVATVGRCSGAVLCMEYDDSTGVLAAAGRDAVANIWDVRAGRQMHKLMGHTKWIRSIRMVGDTVITGSDDWTARIWSVSRGQCDAVLACHAGPILCVEYSSADKGIITGSSDGLLRFWENDDGGLRCIKNVTIHTASILSIDAGEHWLGVGAADNSMSLFHRPQERLGGFSNAGSKMAGWQLYRTPQKTAAMVRCVASDLERKRICSGGRNGLLRLWDATINI